The nucleotide window aaaattctccgcagaaatagcaaaaaatgtctgcagattctgtctggctctagcAATAAGTCAATATGTTTATGAAGaattttatttgcaataaatgtaatttattaaatttagtttattttagcaaatacttctgacatataaatataaatatactttctGAGAATTTAAAATGAGTcagcatataataaatatttggaGTATTTTGGGTCCCACATTATATTAGGTGGCCCTAGATAGTATGCACTTCCCTCCAAAAGTAAAACCAATGCACTTACTGTGTTCAAAATGTATTGCAGAACCCTTCTGTTGCTCTTTAAGGGGCATACGGTGGCATAAGTCCCTTTAAGTGTATTCAATAGTCTTTGCATACGGTTAGGGTTAGGGACTGATTTGGTGGTACGTGTAGGTTTAgcagtgggttaaggtgtaagggacgGTCAACAATGtagttacaaatgtaattacagaaattaatcagagatgtaattacatgcctgtatttaatcaatcataagtacaatataaaaacatgtatttacacaataagtacagtTGGTCATTGGgtcattttcacagtttgtctgaaaatatttttacttctggagaaagtcttacttgttttatttcggcaagaattaagcagtttttaatttttaaaaaaacatttcaaggtcagaattattaacccctttaagctttattattTTCtctaaagtctacagaacaaaccatcgttatacaataacttgaataATTACCCTAttctgcctagttaccctaattaacctagttaagcctttaaatgtgactttaagctgtatagaagtgtcttgaaaaatatctagtaagataaaataaatcattgattagaaaggagttattaaaactgttatgcttagaaatctgttgaaaaaaatctctctgttaaacagaaattagggaaaaacaggggggcaaataattcagggagactaaaaattctggcttcaactgtacattgtaacaaattattaattttagtgcaaatatatattagttaaacTCAATATAATGTGGGAGCAGGTAAAGTAGGGGTTAATGTGAGATGAATTAGAGTGTAGAGCATGTGTTTTGGTGTGTGCAGGATCTGTCATTGTGAAGGGGACGAGGAGTGTCCTCTCATCACTCCCTGCCACTGCACTGGAAGTCTACGCTTTGTGCATCAGGGCTGCCTGCACCAGTGGATCAAGAGCTCAGACACTCGCTGCTGTGAGCTCTGCAAATATGACTTCATCATGGAGACACACCTCAAGCCTCTGCgcaaggtaacacacacacacgtacggtTTACAAGGACTCCTCATATGCATAATGCattttatactgtataaatagCTTATTATACATTCAAAAACAATTGTTTACAGATttttaactacttatttaaaataagctataacaacacaattcttaattgttttatgttcaacccacttacatgtgttatgttaacttaatcagtttATGTTGGGAcatcatgaatgaattgtgtggaaccctgcatttttacagtgcatgtccTGTGGCAtattttgaatgtcaaaagacctTGTTAAGTATGAATTTTAAGCATGTCTTCATGAATAATAGTAGAGTAcaaggtcatacccatgtcattatgcaACGctgtgtccttgtaaaccataATAAAAAGTACACACGCAGACACACGTTTGCTTTTGTGAGTTGTGGGGTTTGCAAAGTTTTACTTCATGAAAAAAAATAGTATGATTTGTAAAACTTTTGAAAAATGGGCAAATCAGTAATGGCCCCGTAAGTCACATTCTTTTTGTAATACGGGTGTCGTGCCCATGTCGttttacagatttgtgtcctgataaacacacacacatctcttcaGACAGCTTAGATCCTGGTGTTTTTCCACAGTGGGGAAGCACAGATGGCAAAATGTGCACCGAGATCTGTACATAGAAATTTATTTGGCTCATAATGCTCTTTCTCAGACTAATAGCTTAACATTGAAATTATTTGAACTGTAATATGACTGAActttaagatatatttattatacacttTTATGAACTAAATGTTTGAAGTTTTCATGTTTTAGATGCCAAAGATCTCCATATATAAGCATCCTTGTGCAAGGCATCTATATCATTTCTTATAAAAGAACTCAATTTATctacatttataataaacatcACAAATAGCTCAACATAGTTTCTAtattactgttaatttaaacattttttatttatttataccttTTTGACatgttaatgaaattaattatatattcattttcatttcaatcttattttaatttcatttgaacTATAATTATTAAACAGTCTAAAATAATGatcaaaataaagaaatgatgcaatatttcattaaaaaaacttCTAACTTAATAATTAAAGTTACTTTAATGAAATagtgcattatttgtttattttgaatattaattGAGACCTTATTTTAAtctgtttgtatttgtattttaaacttCTATTTGCTTATCTTATTAAACTTTTAAATCTgattaaatgaatacattttgattGATATTGTATTTTAtggtttagcatttttattttaaaatacaattgattaattcattcattaattattactgtttctgtttttttatgcTTCAATAAATTACTTTGATTTATAATAAATAGAAAAGCTTTGCTCTCTAGTTGGTAAATAAATATTAGGGGTCTGACAGATTACTTTCCACTTTTTTGGGGTGAAAAACAAATctatgcatttttaaaacaagTTATGATTCTATATTTTCCATTTGATCCACCAATGATAAAATACTGCACCATTTAGAAATTTGGTGTCAGTCTTTTATTCAGCAAAGGAATATTATATTAATCTATTAtattaatcaaactgactaaatctataatgtcataaaaaaatactgtgaatGGTTAATTAATTATTGATGCTGTATTCTGTCTAttctaaatcttaaaaaaatccaacattaataataagaaaTTCATCTGAACAACAAACAATAATGCTGAAAATAGAATCTTATTTTAAGTTGTagtaatatttaacaaaaacgCTCGCTCCCctgcatttttattaaataaatgaagattaaAAGAGACTTAAtttaaaaatcatgaaaaaaatcCAGCTCTAAACATTTAGTATATATTATGTCAAATGAAACTGCAatgtctaaaacatttttttttctgtgatttgttttttattcattggTTTAAGCAATCATTTAAGCATCATATTTATGATGACATGtatgctaactcatgctataaatacattaatatggtACTAAAAGCTTGTTATAGTCCATGGTTCGAATGCAAACATCTTTCAAGCATTATGTGCCAAAGCATTAAGTTATCTGCCCCTCAACAAACGATTCATGGCCTGACAAATGTACAAATCTGACATCCATATGAATGCAGTTTGATCTGATGTATTCGaaaagcacatattatttaaactttcatGCCTGTTTCTAAAGCCTATCATGCTGTGTTTCCATAGCGACACATATTAAAGACTAAGTGTATAGCAGAGCAATCTCTTTCAGAGACTTTCATCACTTTAAGTAGATTTATGGAACAGAaagcaatgattttttttaaagaaaaatacatcatttatgcatttaaatcATCAAGTTGTACACCAGTTATGGATTTTCTCCCTCAGCCTAAGCAAAAAACATTGTGATTCTCATCTTAGCAAAcagttttaatgaaataaaatcacaGAGTTTAATCACTGATTACATTTACTGAATAGCACATTCTTATCCTGCTTAATAAAGTTGGTAACCTGTTTTCCTTTATCAAAGTATGGTTTTTCGTATTATTtaccagggccggattaaccaatgggcattatgggcacaggcccagagGACTGTTCGCACTTGAGGCCCCTGCGAGGGACACtgattttggagtgtctatttaggctaaattTAAATAGTGCACCTTGTTGGAATAAGCTGAGTGATTCCCgcccatcaccgtttgattgagagagacaacataactaaagagcatgagtggcgtagctcgtaaagcgaATGGCAAAATGATTTGACGTGATCGATTATGAACCCGGTTCAAATCCAGCTTCTGATGAacactttcttcttttttcccccactacatatcaaaTTTTGTCTACTCCTCATCATGAGGAAGAGAAGTagtaatcattaataagtgtgtgtaataagactcagattcatagaagtGGATTGGAAAGGTGTTATCCAAATCATATGCGTTaaaagtttgtagaagttatacattaaaaataccattaaatataaatttttagtactgcttcagtgaacttgaagaAGTATATTAATATCCATAAATTTtcactagttgtattagtatattttttttaataaaaaaaagctttaaatgctttaaaaataaggtAAATCTGCAAAGACAATAAATATATGTGctgtatataatttaaaatattatgttatttttattttttaatttaacgtTAGGAGTGCGACCAAgtagggggcctacaagacattgtgcccaggggcttCTGAATTCTTTATCCGGGCCTGTTATTTACTCAGCTTTTCCTCGTTGTTCCGAACCTGTTTGAGTgactttcttctgtcaaacacaaaagaggatattttaagAAAGCTGCAACCTATAACCTTTGACCTAAATAGTATTCTTCTTACTATGGTAGTCAATAGTTACAAGGGtttagcttttttcaaaatatcatcaagacactcaaacaggtttggaaataGCCATTAAGCCATTATTCTAATTTTGCCAGAGGTGGAAACACATTAACCTGCTATCTTTTGGTTTACTAAAGTGCATGTATGATATATGTAAGGGATTAAGAACATCCAGCCGCTTGTTCTTGTGTAATAAAGCTCAACAGGATTATCAGCAGTTTTATAAGATGGAATGGCTTAATTTTGTGAAACATTCATCTGGATGTACATTTTCCCACTTATTATACAACTTGCcacaaaatttaaatattatacacAAAACATTGATTAGCTCTTTAATAGAAAGTAAAGCTTTCTGAAAGAAAAACACCTATACAGTGTACTCTGACCTTCTTATTTACTCACAAGATGTATTAAGAATATAGGCAAGATCACTGGTGTCAAACTCAAGGTCCCAGAGCAAATCTGGCTGGCTATATCAATTTATGTGGTCTGCGAGAGTATAAGTTTCACACCTAATGTCAATTCAAGTATTCATTCTGGATGGTGCAAATAACTTGTTAGACTAACTCTAACAAATAACTCACACTATATACAGTTGCCTTCAACCGGGCCAAAGCAATCTTggcccccctcccgtctcccccgatggcccacactcacattacattcgggcctgggcacgcttacgtcatcgatgatgtgctgttcagtaagtgctTTCACTCAgctcagtggagatttctttagttatattatttaagtcgtttgatatgcagagacatgccgtcaaatattttgccgaacagatcagccacttctgatgcttataaacaatcataaagtcctcatgctgcaggaattatgaggtttgctgaaggtgcagaagtcatgcagtgaggggtttgcatctttattaaactacgacagtttgtgttcattgaacagtaagaatgattaattaatccatataaaacagtcccttaaaagtcatgtctcactttcagtttcgggctcaggcacattttgcactcacaTACAAGCATAtcacaccaaagcccaagtgaactgctgCACACCtattccaaccgggccagggctggccaagtgaaccgtgcctcagcccgattcagagcactcacacttctcaaacgatctgggaaatggacctgggcacggttcggaatctgatagcatagtgtgagtaaacCCTTAGCCAAACACACAGAATTTGCTTCAATTGCGTCTTCCGTGCAAGTTCAAGTTATTAAACTTGAGCTTAAAATTTGCATGAAGAGAAAAGCAGTGTTTACCAGACATTACTCTGAGTGCTCTAGAGCGAGTGGCACTGTGCTTTGTGTTTGATGTGAACCCTCCCAGCATTATAATAAAATCCATCTTTATTTACATCATATATTGACTATAAACTACATCTCCTATAATAAATCTTTGTAGTGTGAATCGCCATCTAGCTGAAAATTATTTGAATTGCCATACTTCTGCATTCTTGCAGTttgatttgatatatatatatatatatatatatatatatatatatatatatatatatatatatatatatatatatatatataatgtgtcaAAATTTTGGAGAAAGGTAATGATTTCTGATGGTAATTATCTTTGTTATTTACTTTGATCAcgtaatgctgtttttttttaacctgatACACAGTttcacattaaaataacattaagtaATATGTATTTAACATTTATGCAGATACATGTATTAAGTTCTTACTTTAATATGTTATTATAAAAAAGGGACAATTATTTAACAGCATGTTTCTggagtggtccagagtgtatttttaagaatTGGTTGTgtttaagatgcaaagcaatgtgtgctcatgctttatttgtgaaaaatcacttatttttttcatacttctttatttatacagttatatacttctactcagctaacatgaaagcaactgtcatatttcctagttcctccgaaagcccgccctcaagagactctgattggtcacctaacataatgtgctgttatGTGACATCATTAAcccaaatgtattttttgtagtccccaaacttcgttcactgtagactttgctaagctaactctgtaaaagccaatgcctccatttgcattgaattttgagcgtattacatttagagatgttgtttatgttcacacagccagccacattacacatcaactaaagtttaaaatatgatatcgtagtggaccacccctttaaggagAAATAACATTTATACAATCTTACAGTTACAGTGAAAATGAGTTTGACGCCCATGGTCAAGATGATATAAGGTACCTGGATGAGCCTCTGTTAATAGTTTAATCTGTTGTTGTTATAAGGAGTAAAATACCTTGGAATGTCATGATTGAACAATCAGAATTAATTAGTCTGGGGAGCTGTGCAATGAGCCTTACTGCAGATTTAAGCACATCCAGACAGAGCAAATGTTTTGCAGGTTGAGAGGAAATATAGTGCTCTCTTGACCCAAATTATGAAATTGCCTTCTCATCTTGTGCAGTTTGAGTAGAAATGCTACAAACAAAATTCTACATaacgtatataataataataataataataacaataggttTTATacatttcatgctgactttacaATGTTCTTTTTgcgtttttaataataatttaacattgaaaacaaattaaatactCAAGAGTTTATCAAGTGGTTTGATGTAGACATCACAACTGAAAACAAACTATTTCAGTAAGCTGATTTTTGTGATTTATCAGGAtacttttctatttttgtttgtGATCTAGTGCTGCCACACTGTGGATGGAAGAATAATTGCAGAAAGGTGATGCTTTCATTGAAAAAACTAATATAATGTTTTCCTACCCTTGTACTCTGTGTGGGTTTTAGTGGGAGAAGCTCCACATGTCCACGAGCGAGCGGCGGAAGATCTTCTGCTCCGTCATCTTTCACTTGGCAGCTGTGGTGTGTGTCATCTGGTCTTTGTACGTCCTGATTGACCGCACGGCTGAGGAAATACGCCACAGCAAGAACAAAGGTAAACACACTCAGAGGTGAAATTTTTCACGCAGAGGCTTTAACGTTTAGACATTTCTTTGcacaatagcatttagttttAGAAGTGAAAATAAAGTGCAGCAATGCAGTAGTGCTGCAAAGCAGCTTATTCATTCTAAGCGATCATTTTTGATATTGATCACAATTATCAGTGTTTTTGACTGTACAAATTATGCATGGTCACATTGAGATGAATACTTTTTAACTATAGTGCTGTTCCTGTAGCCTAAAATCATAgttctcaaactggattcctggagggtcgcagctctgcacagttttgctccaactctatatcaaacacagctgatccaaatacttgaggtgttcaaaagagtcatgaacaccgtcattagttggatcagctgtgtttgatcagggttggagcagagctgtggccctccagggatccagtttgagacctatgcctaaaatggaaaataaaattgTTGAAATGTAGTATTAAAATTCCTAAAACTtaaattgaaaacattttaagaatTCTACAATTTtcgaaaaatctaataaaaatcaaAAGCTTCATAAGTCTATTTTGCTACAAACAGAAGAGCTTTTTTTCTGAAGCAGCAAGGGTTTTTATACTAAAACCTAATTTACCCAGTCCCAAAAAAATGCTGTGATCTGCGGTCCAGTCCAAATTTTATGCCCTTCCCTGGAGTGCTAAAGTGTGCATAATCGAGGGGTCGAATGTCTGTCCATTTAAACTTCCCTTATTTCACCAATATATAATGCACTTGAAAATGTTGGCAGGGATTCTGCTGAGAGGAAGTGCTTAGGAAGCTTGAAAGTGCATGCCTTAGATTGCATCCAAATCTGTGTACAATTCAACTTAATAGTAGAcaaaaacaatttgtaaataaaaaagtagtgtGTGTTTGAATTCACAGTACTCTTAAACAAGTACACAGAAAGTACCCTAATGACTTTAGTGTGCACATCATGGACACTTTTCAGTTCCATCAGGAAACAGGAAAGGATTTGTGAATGGCAGTTAAGTGACGCGACTGGACACATGACATTGACAAATGTATTACTGTATATCTAAATTTTATTCATCCCTAAACATTCAAACTATTTGGAACAGATGTCCTCGCGACCCTACACTCTGCTCATTTTGCATGTCTCTCTTGTTTAATATACATGATTCATATAACCAGCTCTTTAGAAGAGAGCTGTTTTTCCCTGAATAGAGTTCACTGCTGTCTACCCCTTAACATGGGAAACCAGCTGAACTTGGGGTTTACTTCATTCAAAAACAAACTTACTACTGTGAATGCTTTTTCAACCAAAATCATGAGTTAAATTGAACGTGCTTCTTTCGAACTGGAATCATGGCAGAATATTCTGTGATGTCCACTTTCTCAGAAGACGTAGTCAAATGATACAAAACTCTGAAGTGGTAAGATAGATGTGCAGAGCAGAAGGTCACAAGGACCAGGATTCAAAATTTTAGAACAAAATTTTTTCACTTCTGAATATGAAAACTTAAACAGATCAGATTTATTTCAGCGCAAAGAACTGAAATTTAttgtgataaatattttttttcacttaaCTGCAGAAAGCAAGGAATCTAAATCTTtctttttctaaaatattttacaatttggaCTTCTGAAATTctcttgttttcatgtttaaaaacTTAAAGTGGACGTCTGTTTTGTGATCAGTTCTGTCATTTGAACTCGCCATAAAAAATCTTCACAGCTAATAGCACACATCTAAAGTGTGAAAGAGTATTTATTTCTCAGCTGTGATAAGTAACATAAAAAAGCATTTATCAACTGTTACTGATACTGATGTATTATTCATCCTTAGTTATTAATTCTTAAAAGTAAGTACCTTTTGGCTCTGTGAGCCTTGTGGGCAGTGTACCAACATCAGCATCTCAAGCTTTGAGTCCAAGTTTTCAGACCTTTTCCGATCCCACCCCCATCGCTCTTTCTAACTTTAATTGCTGTCTAGTTACTGTCCTATCATAataaagccaaaataaaaacaccagaaaataaatctttaacCCGTGTGTGATGttctggatgttttcatccactctcaggggattttgagtcttaatttgccCACAACTTTCTTTGTGTTTGAGCAaatagaatgatttttggtgacaaatattAATTTCGcacatattttaagaaaatgctttgacattaaaaaaatttaacaatacAGTACCACCCTATTGTTATGTTCGTGGCTGtatttgccccattgacttctatgataatgacattttttgtttgcaaatctATGACACCAAATAGTcttgcattcttgattgttgctggtttccGCTGTTGGGAAGAGttgtagtagtactagtagtagttGTATTagtagtaaaactttattgtccttgacaggaaatttcttatgggcatcaccatattgctgcagacattccataaaacaaacaataaaaactatacaatatacaataattataatgCTAATTCAGATAAACTCTTAAGTAAACCCACTGAAACTGGTACAAAGGATTTCTTATATCGGTTCAACCTACACTTTGGGACTCTATATATCCTACCTGAAGGAAGCAGGTCATAATGTGGAAACAAACAATGAGTTGGATCATTCAGAATCCTTTCCACCTGATTAAGAACACaattctcatataaaacttgaggattaaaataATCATCATGCCCAACAATTTTCCATCCTGTCTTCAACTTAGATTTACACTGTACAGATAGGTTGCCAAACCACACTGTGAAACAATACCTGACAACGCTTTCAAGAACAGCTTCATAAAACAGCATGATAAGCATCTTGTTAAATCCAAAAAGATGTAACCTCGTAAAGttatatttacaaatttttaagCTTTAACTGTTGATCAAAAAAGCTGTTTCTGGATAAAAAATGATATGGTTATATGGGGTAtagtgtgtgtgactgtgagaGAGACATTTGCGCACTTCCCctgatgtttgagaaaataaacaTAACGCatgcttccttctagtggtaggaaacaaatatgtcatatgtacatgctacatatatttcaaaatgtatcaaaaatgatttatatttgaatatgatgacatatataTTTCTGTCATATTCTAAGGTCTATATTTCTAAGGTCCTATATTTCTAAGGTCCAGggaacatttccaggtgttgatgaattggctactatatgttaatgctttacatttaagtacagaagtttttttttagttttttttaagaacagtaatttttcatttttaacttttaaaagcatattttaattaaaatgttgatgttttatttgcttgtttgtttctttacatataagcacagtacagtgttaatgttcaaactatttttaatgttcaaagtggctgacaataataaatatttttaataatagaaaTGAATCTGCCTCGTTTTGAACAGTGCAGAGCTGTGGCTGCTTCATcaggcctactacactactgtatttcattactgctcattatggtgggaGTTGGAGAGGCAATTCTTTTCTGTGGTGGTACTTGATGGAAAAAGAACCACTCATCTAAAATATATAATGCTGCCAACTGacgatcaacagtaaaaatgaaaagtttgaACTCTTCAAGGAAACAaggaaaaacaccaacaatcaagaatgcatgattatatgctgtcatggcttggcaatcaaaaaatgtcattatgatGAAATACAATGGGGTATAAAGCAGTCACGAACATAATGAAAGCGTAGTCAAGTTGAACTATACACAAGGGTTAAGTAAAGTGACAATATGAAATTTTAAATGCCGCCTTATTGTGTTTTTAGTGCAGTAGTAGAGTGTTGTGATGTTTGAATGTTTCAGTAGAAGATCCAGTGTGGAACACTACATGATTCTACTAGAGTAGCTGGATGGCAACATTATCATATAGTGCTGTAATGTCATGCCATACTCTCATTGCACACACAGCGTTGGTGCGTTTGTCCCCTCTCAATGCCGTAGGGGTGCTGGACTGGCCGTTCTGGACCAAGCTCATCGTGGTGGCTGTGGGCTTCACCGGAGGACTCATCTTCATGTACATTCAGTGCAAAGTCTACCTGCAGCTCTGGAGGAGGCTGAAGGCTTTCAACAGGATCATCTTCGTACAGAACTGCCCCGATACCGCCCGCAATGGAGAAAACAGGCCATCTCAGGTCACCCAGAGCAACGGCACACACGGGGCAGTGGAGGTTCCTGCACCTCAGACACAAACAAACGCTGGAGGAGTGGAAATGGCTCCTGTTTGATCAACGGATGCTTGGTGCTTTGAACCTCAGTAGCTGGAAAAAGTCTAGAAAAAGGCTTCTTCTGGTGTATTTGACCAAAGTCGTGTGACTTGCataaaagcacttttttattTCCCCTCTAGGTTTATTAGAGGATCCATAACCTTATATAAGATGTTAATAGGTCATGGTTATACGATAAAGTTTTAGGATTGACAACCgcattaaaatacagaaatccACTATGTAGATTTAGTCATCAGCATAAGCCCTGTTCTAAATATAGGTCTTCCTCTGAGTCCAGTTGTTTTAATCATATTATGCTACTTTGACTATTAGGTCAAATCTGATGTGGAGCTTGAAAAAAGTGAACATTGTGTGTGTGCAACAAGCAAAAGGGGAACTCTCTTTTCTCACACACACTTCTAAATGCTAAAATGGCATCTTGTGGAAACAAGCCTAAGTTAAAGCTTAAGTGTTTGGGACAGGTAAGACATttgctcactttattttgatggtccatttgttgaatctaagttacattgcatctacatgccaaccaattctcattagattataagtagactgttaggttatgcctagtgtaagttgacatgtacttgcaaagtttcttatagtcggttaaatgtctgttgaaggagcagtatcaatagatattaagcagatagtctactaatactcaaatggaccatcaaaataaagtgtcaccaaaTATTCAACCAGACCACTGTGTCACCATCACCATCAAAAGGGTTTTATTTACATTGCAGCCCAGTAAAACTGTATTTGACAGCTTGTGATAGACAGTTAAATTAAAAATGGTGCCTGCATCTCAATCAGCTACCTAACCTGTCTTTTGTCTCTAGGTAGTTTACACAAATTCGGATACGGGTAAGGACACATTGGGATACTGAGAATATGAAAACTTCCTCATTGTAATCTGTGAAATGACAACATAACTGATATTTTCCACATATTAATTTTATAACGTACATTATGAATAAATCATGTGATTGTTTCATTTAAATCAGGGTATCTTTCGTGCATTCCatatctgttttaaaaaaaaagcaaaactaaGAAAATGCCAGTTTTTTGGTTTTTCTTTTGCACACAAAAAACTTAAGTTCATAGTTTGCTGCcaaacttcttgctgctgtgcacctaatgctgagcaaagatagccatttccgagcagaacctg belongs to Danio rerio strain Tuebingen ecotype United States chromosome 1, GRCz12tu, whole genome shotgun sequence and includes:
- the marchf1 gene encoding E3 ubiquitin-protein ligase MARCHF1 isoform X3, with protein sequence MPINPASDPAPTTSKRQVKRRVRRRRESTGTSGCSTECVGQNPKQPRSHKQTRTLSDSSSEDEQRWREARSWSRQKARRRRSSSRHKQTQTQRDGTELMSVNSDEAQKENQPPKCKGSNGKAHKKSVSKKEDKSQATNPRKASESRSEEGEPITKTYEEGGQGDPDLSVPSPYKCTVSSNHNGAMQPPCTDDELEVCRICHCEGDEECPLITPCHCTGSLRFVHQGCLHQWIKSSDTRCCELCKYDFIMETHLKPLRKWEKLHMSTSERRKIFCSVIFHLAAVVCVIWSLYVLIDRTAEEIRHSKNKALVRLSPLNAVGVLDWPFWTKLIVVAVGFTGGLIFMYIQCKVYLQLWRRLKAFNRIIFVQNCPDTARNGENRPSQVTQSNGTHGAVEVPAPQTQTNAGGVEMAPV
- the marchf1 gene encoding E3 ubiquitin-protein ligase MARCHF1 isoform X5 gives rise to the protein MPVHQISVVPIAKETVNGSSRKKRDKSKDNEGEKAPGRSGSRSSSISKASSSTQGAVLNSISQTSVTHSSQDICRICHCEGDEECPLITPCHCTGSLRFVHQGCLHQWIKSSDTRCCELCKYDFIMETHLKPLRKWEKLHMSTSERRKIFCSVIFHLAAVVCVIWSLYVLIDRTAEEIRHSKNKALVRLSPLNAVGVLDWPFWTKLIVVAVGFTGGLIFMYIQCKVYLQLWRRLKAFNRIIFVQNCPDTARNGENRPSQVTQSNGTHGAVEVPAPQTQTNAGGVEMAPV
- the marchf1 gene encoding E3 ubiquitin-protein ligase MARCHF1 isoform X4 is translated as MPINPASDPAPTTSKRQVKRRVRRRRESTGTSGCSTECVGQNPKQPRSHKQTRTLSDSSSEDEQRWREARSWSRQKARRRRSSSRHKQTQTQRDGTELMSVNSDEAQKENQPPKCKGSNGKAHKKSVSKKEDKSQATNPRKASESRSEEGEPITKTYEEGGQGDPDLSVPSPYKCTVSSNHNGAMQPPCTDDELEVCRICHCEGDEECPLITPCHCTGSLRFVHQGCLHQWIKSSDTRCCELCKYDFIMETHLKPLRKWEKLHMSTSERRKIFCSVIFHLAAVVCVIWSLYVLIDRTAEEIRHSKNKGVLDWPFWTKLIVVAVGFTGGLIFMYIQCKVYLQLWRRLKAFNRIIFVQNCPDTARNGENRPSQVTQSNGTHGAVEVPAPQTQTNAGGVEMAPV
- the marchf1 gene encoding E3 ubiquitin-protein ligase MARCHF1 isoform X6 → MPVHQISVVPIAKETVNGSSRKKRDKSKDNEGEKAPGRSGSRSSSISKASSSTQGAVLNSISQTSVTHSSQDICRICHCEGDEECPLITPCHCTGSLRFVHQGCLHQWIKSSDTRCCELCKYDFIMETHLKPLRKWEKLHMSTSERRKIFCSVIFHLAAVVCVIWSLYVLIDRTAEEIRHSKNKGVLDWPFWTKLIVVAVGFTGGLIFMYIQCKVYLQLWRRLKAFNRIIFVQNCPDTARNGENRPSQVTQSNGTHGAVEVPAPQTQTNAGGVEMAPV